From the bacterium genome, the window GGTCCAAAGCATTTGAACGTGAAAATTTCACGTTCAAAGTTTGAGGCGCTTTGTGAAGATTTGCTCAAAAGGCTTGATGACCCGTGCCGAACTGCGCTCAAAGACGCAGGTCTTTCTGCTAACGAAATAGACGATGTTATTCTTGTTGGGGGGATGACTCGGATGCCGGCGGTTCAGGCTCGAGTAAAGGCAATTTTTGGGAAAGATGCTTCGAAGAATGTGAATCCAGATGAGGCAGTAGCCATCGGTGCCGCAGTGCAGGCGGGTGTTCTTCAGGGAGACGTGAAGGATGTTCTCCTTCTTGATGTTACTCCTTTGAGTCTCGGTATTGAGACCTACGGCGGAGTGGCTACGAAGCTTATCGAGAAGAACACTACGATTCCAACGCGGAAGAGTCAGGTGTTCTCTACTGCGGCGGATAATCAGCCAGCAGTTTCAATACATGTGCTGCAGGGTGAGCGAGAGATGGCAGGGGATAACAAGACTCTTGGTAGATTTGAGCTTGTTGGTATTCCACCGGCTCCAAGAGGAGTGCCGCAAATTGAGGTGACTTTCGATATTGATGGAAATGGGATTGTTCATGTATCCGCGAAGGATCTCGGAACTGGAAAGGAGCAATCGATTCAGATTACCGCAAGCTCTGGTCTTACGGATGAAGAGATCGATCAAATGGTGAAAGACGCTGAGGCGAATGCTGACGAGGATAAACAGCGAAGAGAGAAAGTTGAAGCAAGAAACGGACTTGATTCGCTCGTGTATAGCACAGAGAAGCAAGTTGCTGAGCTTGGGGAACAGTTATCAGCGGAGGAGCGCGGGAGCGTAGATACTGCTCTTGAAAACGCAAAAAAGGCGCTTGAGGCTGACGATCTTGAAGGCATTAAAAATGCGACAGAGGAGCTCACCACGGCAGCGCATAAGGTTTCTGAAATGGTCTACAAGAAGGCTGCAGAAGAACAGGCAGCTTCTTCTGCAGACGGTGGAGCTGGGGCTGGCAGCAGTAATGGAGCAAGTGATTCTGGGGCACAGAGTAACGCAGCGGACGATGATGTTGTTGATGCAGACTTTGAGGAAGTGCGGGAGTAGTTTTCAGTAAGGGAGCCCTCAGGAGCTCCCTCTGGAAGCCTATTGGTATTTTTTACTGAGAGAGTTGGGTAGTAGGTGCGAATCTGGCATTCTACCACCCAACGCCTGAGCACTGGTTTATAATCCCTGGTGGAGATACTTCTTAGGGTTTTCGCTTTACACGAGGATAACGAATTTGAGCGAAAAGCTATCCGTAGGATATGGAGCTAGCCAGGAGTTTTTCAGGCATTCATAGAAAGGCATCACCGAGGAGAGAGTTACTGTGTCCAAGAAAGATTGTTACGAGTTGCTTGGAGTTTCTCGTTCGGCGTCCCAAGATGAGATCAAGAAGGCGTATCGCAAGTTAGCTATTAAGTATCATCCAGATAAGAACCAGGGAGATAAGGCCTCAGAAGAGAAGTTCAAAGAGGTGACGGATGCGTATAGCGTTCTGAGCAATCCAGAGCAGCGTCAGCAGTATGACCAGTTCGGTTGGGCCGCGTTTGAGCAGGGGGCAGGCGGTGGCTTTTCGGGAGATTTCTCTGGCTTTGAAGATTTATTCGGAGACATTTTTCAGTCTTTTTTTGGTGGAGACATTCGCCGAGGGGGGTCACGGGGATATCCCGGTCAGGATCTGAAGTATAATCTTGAAGTAGATTTTGAAGAAGCAATCTTCGGTGCTGAAAAAGAGATCGAAATACAGCGCCATGTAACCTGTGGAACATGCTCGGGGGATGGCACGGCACCGGGAACAACTCGCGAACGGTGTCAGCAGTGTCGTGGACAGGGACAGGTTGGCGTTCAACAAGGATTTTTTACAATCGCACGTACCTGTCCCGTATGTCAGGGGAGTGGCGAAATCGTTCGGACGCCATGCGAAACGTGCAAGGGTGCAGGACTCCAAGCAAAACCAGCAAAGATTAAAGTAAAGGTGCCGGCTGGAATTGATCATGGGCAGCGCTTGAAGTTGCGAGGCGAGGGGGAATCCGGGACTCAAGGGGGACCTCCAGGAAATCTTTATGTTCAAATACTCGTTAAGGAACACCCAATTTTTGAAAGAGATGAGTCCGAACTCTTTTGTGAAATTCCCATCACGTATGTTGCGGCAACCCTTGGTACCGAGATCGAAGTTCCTACTTTGGAAGGGAAGGAGAAAATACGCATTCCTTCGGGAACACCATCGGGGAAAGTTTTTACGCTTCGCCAGAAAGGAGTGCCAAAGCTTGGCTCCTCGCAGCGAGGGAATCTTCATATTCGATTTGTTGTTCATGTGCCAAAGAAGTTAGGAGAGCGTCAGAGAGCTCTATTAGAGGAACTGCGTACTTTAGATGGTGACCTGCCTATTGAGGAAGAGAAGAGCTTTTTTGAGAAGCTAAAAGAGAAACTCCTCTAGGCCTAGAAACGCATTTTCTGATGTCTTCTTTCTCAGAAGCTCTTTTCTTTGAACTCTTCATAGGGGTAACAAGGGTCAGCGCACTGTAACAGATGGGACAACAGCAGTGATAAAATCGAAAACAGATTGAGATGTTATATTCGTAAAAAAAGTCTCATCACCAGTCTGACAGCTTGGCAGTATTCCAGAAGAGACAACTCCTACAATGCCATCAACTTCCTGCCCAGATTCATCCAGATAGCTAAGAACTGCTGGGCCTCCTGAATCTCCGAAACAGGTATTGCTTCCTTCTCCATCATATTTTGCGCGAATATGAGTAGTTAATACCTGATTGATTCGCATCTCACCGCTTCGCAGAGTTCCAGGTTGGTCCAGTTCCGTTTTTCCATAGCCAAAGATAGATATGGTTTCACCTGGATTTGGTTGTCGGGTCCCGACGATTGGTAAAATAGCAACTCCAGTCAGTGGTTCGCTAAGCCGAACGATTGCCGCATCGTTGTTAATTCGAGAGTTTTCGGTATCTATCGTAAGGGCAGGATGATTTGTAATCTGTGCAGCAGTAACAGTCTGTCCTGCTACCGATACAGTAGTAGCGCCTACTGAGGAGAAGAAGCAGTGCGCAGCTGTAAGAACATGCGTTGGTGTAATAAGTGTTCCAGAGCAGATTCCTTGCAACCCGTCACTGGTATTGATTATCAGTTTTACTATTGGAGAATTGGTCTCTGAGCATTCAGTGCCATTGATGATTCGTGTGTTCAATCCGAGTTGAGCGCATGCGCTTGTTTGGAGGGGAGGAGAACTATCACTATCACCGCCTCCCCCTGAGCAACCACCAAGGAGGAGACCACCACAGAGGAGAAAGGTGCATGCGGCAATAACCGCTACTATTACATGCCAGGGAAAATATAGGTGAGAGGACTTTAAGGAGGTATTATTCTTCATGTTCTTATCTCTAATACATTTTTCTCAGAAGCACACCGCAAAATTGGAGTACTGAGACTCTCTTTGACTGCTTTTGGAGTATTTCCTATTCCCAAAATCCATAAAAATAGTGAGATACAGACTCTATCTCTTGAGCTCTCTTGCTGAACAGGCGAACCTACCTATACAACAGGGATTTTGCGGTAAGGTGCGTGTACTTGCAGTTTTAATAGCGAGGGTTATGATCGGCTCGCAAGCGCTCTACTGGTATTTCTGGAGAAAAGAAAAGACAGGTGATAAAGAGAGGATTCATGGCGAATAGATATTATAAGTGCGGAGTGATGTGGACGTCTTCTCTGTTCCTTCTTCTTGCATCGGCGAGTTGTGTGAATAATTCGAGAGTTGCGTCTAAGGCACCGCGCCAACGTTCAAGTTTAGAACGGTTTCCAAACGTCTCATCTGGAACTCGCCAAATTCCAAGTCCAACTGATACTTATTTTGGTGGAAGACCTGAAAGGCTTCCGTGGCAGTCTTGGGTTGATCACCGAGATCT encodes:
- the dnaK gene encoding molecular chaperone DnaK (heat shock protein 70; assists in folding of nascent polypeptide chains; refolding of misfolded proteins; utilizes ATPase activity to help fold; co-chaperones are DnaJ and GrpE; multiple copies in some bacteria) encodes the protein GPKHLNVKISRSKFEALCEDLLKRLDDPCRTALKDAGLSANEIDDVILVGGMTRMPAVQARVKAIFGKDASKNVNPDEAVAIGAAVQAGVLQGDVKDVLLLDVTPLSLGIETYGGVATKLIEKNTTIPTRKSQVFSTAADNQPAVSIHVLQGEREMAGDNKTLGRFELVGIPPAPRGVPQIEVTFDIDGNGIVHVSAKDLGTGKEQSIQITASSGLTDEEIDQMVKDAEANADEDKQRREKVEARNGLDSLVYSTEKQVAELGEQLSAEERGSVDTALENAKKALEADDLEGIKNATEELTTAAHKVSEMVYKKAAEEQAASSADGGAGAGSSNGASDSGAQSNAADDDVVDADFEEVRE
- the dnaJ gene encoding molecular chaperone DnaJ; amino-acid sequence: MSKKDCYELLGVSRSASQDEIKKAYRKLAIKYHPDKNQGDKASEEKFKEVTDAYSVLSNPEQRQQYDQFGWAAFEQGAGGGFSGDFSGFEDLFGDIFQSFFGGDIRRGGSRGYPGQDLKYNLEVDFEEAIFGAEKEIEIQRHVTCGTCSGDGTAPGTTRERCQQCRGQGQVGVQQGFFTIARTCPVCQGSGEIVRTPCETCKGAGLQAKPAKIKVKVPAGIDHGQRLKLRGEGESGTQGGPPGNLYVQILVKEHPIFERDESELFCEIPITYVAATLGTEIEVPTLEGKEKIRIPSGTPSGKVFTLRQKGVPKLGSSQRGNLHIRFVVHVPKKLGERQRALLEELRTLDGDLPIEEEKSFFEKLKEKLL